Part of the Coregonus clupeaformis isolate EN_2021a chromosome 8, ASM2061545v1, whole genome shotgun sequence genome, CGTTCATGATGTGATGGCGGTAGGTGGCGATAAGGTCATGGTTGTTGGAGATTTCCTCCTACAGAGACAGAAATAAACACCTACTCAGACTCTGTGACCTAGTGACACAGTACTGCAACATGTAAGCCTGCTGTGAACTGTCCTATATCTATGTAGCCCATAATTGGAATAGATTCAATAGGATTATGTTGATGTGATTTGCAGTTTCAATCACTGTCTATCTGGGTGCCCACTGCTCACCTTTCCGAAGAGATGGCCGATGAGCATTTCGGGCAAAGCAGTGACCTGAAAAGAGATTCAAAagcagagtttttttttttttttatgggtcAAATAGCAAAGATCAATCATATACATAGCTACGTTAATACTGTATAAACAAGCTATGTGACAATGTTgacaaagggctttataaatcaaaGTTGATGGATTGTTGTGGATCTGTGGAGATGGTCCTGTATTGTACCTTGTTTGCAGCCCAGTCCATCCATCCCTCAGCACAGGGGTTGATGTTAATCAGAACCAGGCCTTCCACCAACACTGGGTAGTCCAGCTAAAAACAGAAACAAACATTCGGTCAATGACTTCGTAATGGTGAAAATATACAAACAGTGCTCATTGAAACCTCATAGGGGTCCATTTAATTCACTATACGCATTGAAACCTCAACGTTTCGTAACAGAGCGAGGTCAGTTAGGAGTTAAAACATTATTTGTATCCCTCCCTCATCTGCGTTTCAGCACATTGAGACGGGAGTCCCTACAGAGCCGGGTGTTTTGGTGCGGAGCCAGTCTAGAACATTTCCACACTCTCAGCAGCAGGCTAAAGCAATAAGCAGGATTGTACACCCAAAATCAGCACTGCATCACCGGGAACATTAGTCTACTGTAACTTCTAATCCCAGTTTGATTAAAACTCTTCATAATGAAGCATACTTAAGCATGATTGAAAGGGGAAGGTAGGAGGGCGTCAAACTCACAGCGAATCTCGCCAGGATGTAGGCTCCAGCTCCGACGGCTATTCCAATGACGCTTTTCAGGCTGTGGTTAACAAAAACACAATATCATCAGAATCTTTTTTGAGCCAAAATGGATGGAGGTCTAAGACATCATGGTCTTTTTTCATAAAGCATCTCAAAATAGgagtcttattcattatgatctagaaGGCAAAACAGCACTTCTAATCTGAGACACTTTCAGAATATAGATCCTGAACAGTTCAAATGTATGAGGAGAAATATATTTCATAATGAAAATATTTGATCAATTTCTAAATCTTATAGTCCTTGTTTGGACTTACCCAAAATGCTTGAGGACCAGGGGGAGGGACTCAGACAGCTGATCCATGGAGGGGTACTCGTACCTGGACAGAAAACAACAACCGTCAGGGTTAAAGTACTTCCATTATCAACACTATACAATGCTTCTTATCACTGCCCTCCAGATCTCTATTCCAGCAACAGCCTTATACTGGTTTCTCCGATCCTTTTTTCACTTTGATCATCTCTCCTATTCAGATCAATGGTGATATGGACTCAAGATGCAGACGGTCATAAAAATGAAGCAGCAAAGCAATCAGGTAAAAAACTATATTCACCTAACTAGCTAATGATTTATCAAGACATCAGTGTAAATGGGTCACAACAGATCTAGATTGTACAGTACAGAGGTCAAAGGGTAACAGACGAACAGGCTGGCCTACATTTGGTGCAAAGGCGGTGAGGTCTAGGGTGGTCAAGTGGTCTAAGCCGCTGCCTCCAGAACACATACCGCTGCAGCATGGGTTTGAATACGGCCCACTGCAGTTTCAGcactctctcctccatctttccATCTGTCCTATCCAATCAACAAAAAAGATGTGAGATAAGGCTAGACGACTGGGCTCACCCATTAGAGAACGTGTTGGCCCCCTCGTGCTGCCCAGGGGCATCAATGTGGCACACAGCAAAGTGCTGCATGATCTCCTGCATGTCCTCATGCTGGAACATGGGGTCAAAGCACGTCTTGTCTGAAACAACATGGAGATCAGGTACAGGATGTTAGTGATGAGGCTGGATCTCACATGATTTGTGGATGACAGATGTCTAACATGGTGGGCATTGTGTGCTTCTTCTCAACTTTCGATGtatctatttatttaaatgtttatctttatttagccaggtaaGTCATTGAGAATCAATTATCTTTTACAAACAAAGTAAATTAACTTTTCATGATGTTGACTAGCCGTTACAGTCAACAAACAGACGTTCTCATTCTCAAACTTAACATACTGAAGGTAGTAATACCAAAGAGCATGGGGACATTAGTCTTACATTGAGGGGTGACATCAAATCCATTAACTAGGATGGGATGAGTGAAGCGTATGGGGCTTACGGTTCAGTCCAATGTCATGGAAGGTGAGGATGACAGGCCGGTCTCCTTTGGGCATCCCCTTCATGGTGCAGTGGATCCTTCCATGGGGAGTCTCCACATCGTGCTCCTAAAGATGGAGTAAACCACGGTTAGCAAATAGGGGTACCACAAAACTCTGTTAAACTTTAGAAGAAAATATTATccataacaaacaaaaaaacaatgaaGAACTCTACTCGACCTGGACAAGGTAAACCCTAAGCGAAACAGAGTTGAACTGCACCAAAGTATCCATGCTTAGCAGAGAATGAGAATACACTAAGCTCATGTCAGCTTTGAAGATGCAGAGAAAACACTTGAATGAATCATTATGGATTTAGTTTTGCCCTTCAGAATCACTTGTTTTTCATTTGGGCCGCATGTATTTTCTCCAACACTCAACACATTGTAAATCAGAACACATCCAAACAGACTTAAAgttcgctctgaataagagcaaacgctaaaatgaccaaaatgtaaaggCTTCATCAGAAAGTGCCattgaaaacaaaacaaatatatcCAACTTTCAGTGAAACAGACAATTGGCTCATGCAAAAGCCGTTAGCCTTTCTGCATTCAGTACTGTTTCTCAAGGAGTCATCAACCAGAGCGTCTGGCAATAATGCTTCAACAATTATGATTTCTGACTGATGCGTATTACTTCCAAAAGGACCATCAGTCCACCATGTTTCTCCCAATCTGAGATTGTTTATTTCAATCCCACAATAGTACAAACTGAAGGTAAACAAGCCCAAGACGACCCGTCAAAGCACACCATCAACTACTCCATAACAGACAGAGATCCAACAGTACTCACAGAGGTTTCAATCTCAGCAACACTCTCCATGTCCGAATCCCCCTCAAGAACCATGTTTTCTAGTGGCTTTTGGTCACCCGTACTGAGTAGTAAACGGAGGTACTGCTCTGAGCTATAGATCCAATTGAAGGTAAGCTTCTGTAAAAGGTGCTTATGAGGGGACTTGTCTGAGGGTTGTGTTTTATACCCCTGGTACTTACTACTCTGCATAAGCCCATGGCCTCCCATGGTGCTTTGCAAGGTGGTCAAAACAAGATAATTCTAGCTGAAGAGATCCCTAAATTGGATCAGCACAATGTCAGAAAGTGGGGCAGCAAGGGATATTTAATGAATAGTCCAAAGTGAAGAGTAAGCAAGCCATCAGATCAATAGGAATCCAGTATACAAGAGCAATGAATAACCTTTAACCCAGTTGTCAAAATATCCTAATTTGATGACATATCAGGCGGTcaagaaagagaaaaataaagtATTTTTTTGTAATAGCATTGGCATAATCATGTCTGAAGCCTTTATAGTGTATTAAGTCATTCTGTTAGGTATGTCTATGTGGCAATGTTTCAATAGATTGAAAATGATTCACTCAGGATCATTATGAGATACTGTACAAATACATCAGTTCATGTCTCAATGTTATCAGTGTGGGGAGATCATAATCTTTAGTCTACTATTCCAAAGATAAGATAGACTATTGGCTCCTAGGTGCAATTTTGTTTGCGGCACGTTCAATTTCATAGGCCTAGCTCACTGGACCTACTGATACTGCAAGTATGAGTGGTTACCAATGAAATACTATTGCCACTGGAATAGCGGAGGAATCCTGACGTCATAAACCCCATACACTGACCAAAACAAATCTTACAAGGAAGGTAGTTAGGTCCAGTTTAAGAccctgagtaggtgtgtcccaaatggcaacctattccttacatagtgcacacatttttcaaaattcctatggctctggtcaaaagtagtacactacatagggaacaggttgccatttgggacgcaataaGAGTCAACAATGTAGTCAAATCCAGTTCAACCAAGGCTTCCCTCCAGGTTCACATAACCTATTTACATGACATAAGGTAAACATCTGATGGCAGTATCGTCTAGGTAGCCACGGCTTATTTGGCGGCAGTTTGATATAGACATATGCTGAGCTAATCCCATTGAGCtagctagaggagggagaggagaaaggaggagggataCATGTGTAACTAGTGTGCCTGAGCTGAACGGGGGAGGGGGAGGCAGCCTGGGAACGGGACAGGTGTCCGAGGTGTCCCTCCTCTACCTACGTCAGTAGGGCTCTAAGACACAAAGTGATATTAAACGCTTGCCCTGGAAACCTGAGTTGACTAATCCCAACCGGCATGAGGGTCGGTTTGCACGAGATGGTTAGCTGCAGGGAGAATCCCTCTACTGGCACCACTGACAATTCCCAGGTCGAATTTTTCAGGATATTAGCACATGATAGGCTATTTATAAGTTAAGAATGAAAGCATTGATTGGTAGGTAGTGGGTTCCCAGTGGTGCAGTCCAAGGTCCTGAATGTATGTAGTTGGTATGCTGCTGGCTGTATGTCAAGACAACATACACACTCATACTAGTGCTCAAAATTAAATTATACTTTTTCCTCTTCAGATTACACAAAGGGCTACAGATAAAACATTAGTGCAGTAGTCATGTAACGTCATCTGTCAGTATCAAAGAGATTTAAATGTGTGCAAAACTTCCACCAGAAACGCCTAAGGGGCAGCAAGTACTGCAagatgattaattaattaattgtccTTTTACATTGCCCACCAGATGTGGCTAAATACTAAATTATCACAACCTAATCCATGTGGACATTAATCTGACTACTCTACACTGAAACCTGTGGGTTATGTCAACatgtgggctcccgagtggcgcagcggtctaaggcactgcatctcagtgcttgaggcgtcactacagaccccctggtttgattccaggctgtatcataaccggccgtgattgggagtcccatagggcagcgcacaattggcccagcatcgtccgggcagtcattgtaaataagaatttgttcttaactgacttgcctagttaaatagaAAAAAGTGTGGATATCTATGTGTGTACCATAGGGACATACCTTTATCACAAGTTGTGCTACAGCCGCTCTCAACCCCTAAAAATGACAGAGACAACGGTTATAGAGAGTTAAGTCCTTCCAATAAGATATGATGAAATAGAGAATACCTAATTGTCCTATGGGCTGCATTGTGTTTTAAATATAAAGAAAGTTGAGGGAAAAAAATGTATCGGTAAGGACCAGTATCAATGTACAGCACAAACATTTCAGACTGTTCCTGACAGCTAAACAGTCATAATTTATGTATGGAGTTCAGTTGTCCTATAACAAAGTTTAAACTACATTTTTCACAGACAAATAAACCGTAGTCTATAGTACATGCAAATCAAATGTATGATAATATTAATGATCGTGTGTTTACTTACTGGCAATTCCCGGTCAACAAGCAGGGGTGCTTTTGACGCAACTTGGATGTCATCCATGTCTttcagtgagagagagtgagagtgagagaggactGTTATTTAGATATACGCTGACTGGTTCAACCAGTGGTGGAGCGTTCCTCCGTGTTTGAGAGGAAATTTCATATgacacacactaccggtcaaaagttttagaacacctactcattcaagggtatttctttatttttactattttctacattgtagaataatagtgaagacatcaaaactatgaaataacatatggaatcatgtagtaaccaagaaagtgttaaaatcaaaatatatttgatatttgagattcttcaaatagccaccctttgccttgatgacagctttgcgcacacttacatttcagtcatttagcagacgctcttatccagagcgacttacagttagtgagtgcatacattttcatactggccccccatgggaatcgaacccacaaccctggcgttgcaagctcttggcattctctcaaccagcttcacccggaatgcttttccaagattcttgaaggagttcccacatatgctgagcacagtaggtgttctaaaacgtttgaccggtagtgtaccttTCTGATCCTTGTACATTTGTTTTGATATCATGTTATTACGATAACTTAACAGTGAGAAAACAACACTGGTACACTCTCATTCAACAGTGCATTTACAAATACAgtccaatattcaactacttgtcttTTCAAGTAAATAATATCTAAATACTGACTTCTAAATAATTgaaacaatttttattttttttactaaaaaaacatgacatagtatttgaacccaggtct contains:
- the LOC121571815 gene encoding protein NDRG1 isoform X3 — translated: MDDIQVASKAPLLVDRELPGLRAAVAQLVIKEHDVETPHGRIHCTMKGMPKGDRPVILTFHDIGLNHKTCFDPMFQHEDMQEIMQHFAVCHIDAPGQHEGANTFSNGYEYPSMDQLSESLPLVLKHFGLKSVIGIAVGAGAYILARFALDYPVLVEGLVLININPCAEGWMDWAANKVTALPEMLIGHLFGKEEISNNHDLIATYRHHIMNDMNQYNLHHFVKAYNSRRDLEIERPIPGGKVSVRTLKCPSLLVVGDSSPAVDAVVECNTKLDPTKTTLLKMADCGGLPMVDQPAKLTEAFKYFIQGMGYMPAASMTRLVRSRTASGSSIHSMDGNRSRSHTNEGNRSRSHTNEKRGRSHTDSMEGTANSSAALKSTEVSC
- the LOC121571815 gene encoding protein NDRG1 isoform X2; the encoded protein is MVLEGDSDMESVAEIETSEHDVETPHGRIHCTMKGMPKGDRPVILTFHDIGLNHKTCFDPMFQHEDMQEIMQHFAVCHIDAPGQHEGANTFSNGYEYPSMDQLSESLPLVLKHFGLKSVIGIAVGAGAYILARFALDYPVLVEGLVLININPCAEGWMDWAANKVTALPEMLIGHLFGKEEISNNHDLIATYRHHIMNDMNQYNLHHFVKAYNSRRDLEIERPIPGGKVSVRTLKCPSLLVVGDSSPAVDAVVECNTKLDPTKTTLLKMADCGGLPMVDQPAKLTEAFKYFIQGMGYMPAASMTRLVRSRTASGSSIHSMDGNRSRSHTNEGNRSRSHTNEKRGRSHTDSMEGTANSSAALKSTEVSC